In Pedobacter sp. SL55, the following proteins share a genomic window:
- the dtd gene encoding D-aminoacyl-tRNA deacylase: MRAVIQRVTEASCTVNGQITGEIANGFLVLLGIEDADTQEDLEWLAQKIANMRVFSDENGLMNKALADIDGNILLISQFTLFAATKKGNRPGFTRAARPDKAIPLYEEMKKQLSTLIGKEVQCGIFGADMKISLLNDGPVTIVMDTKNKE, translated from the coding sequence ATGAGAGCAGTTATACAACGAGTTACCGAAGCGAGTTGCACAGTAAACGGCCAAATTACCGGAGAAATTGCTAATGGTTTTTTGGTTTTATTAGGCATTGAAGATGCCGATACGCAAGAAGATTTGGAGTGGTTAGCTCAGAAAATTGCCAATATGCGAGTGTTTAGCGATGAAAATGGCTTGATGAACAAAGCCTTAGCTGATATTGACGGCAACATTTTATTGATTAGTCAGTTTACTTTATTTGCGGCAACCAAGAAAGGCAATAGGCCAGGCTTTACCAGAGCGGCAAGGCCAGATAAAGCCATCCCACTTTATGAGGAAATGAAAAAGCAGTTAAGCACATTGATTGGCAAAGAAGTGCAATGTGGCATTTTTGGTGCCGATATGAAAATTAGTTTGTTAAATGATGGGCCTGTTACGATTGTGATGGATACGAAGAATAAGGAATGA
- a CDS encoding TonB-dependent receptor, which yields MKQFLLLLLLAVVFTSITHAQSGNISGKVTMENAVPVVGAVVNIKSLNKQTLTDEKGSYSFKHIPLGSYTLEIGSMEIVTKKQQISVNKTENVFNISAKAIDNSVLNEVAVTGKTEKKKMETSGFAVSVIETKEASLRNLTTNELLDRSVGVRVRQNGGEGSPIEYNLNGMSGSTIGMFLDGIEISTYGSSFNLNNIPPSMIERIEVYKGVLPAHLSGNYIGGAINVIMKKDASANNITAAVSYGSFNTYRADLGGLYRNPKNGFTARASGFYSHSDNNYEMWGKFSKYTLPGGRIVRNYRVKRPNDKFETAGGRFEVGFTNVKWADQFFVGYNISDSYKEIPHGVTMTKPYFGRFNEYKAHVFSLNYTKNNLLIDGLALNVNAVHSNRSTYLQDTVSLKYNWDGTLLVKNSEGPPETYGYAPGMGQQGEAVMSSIDRTISNIRSNLSYTIVSGHRVSINHKFERSNRNDQNLLIPERSKWITQNELTTNIFAANYEAELLKGKIKTNFFGKYAVYQSDQRLPISEVNGGLIYSNSNTKRDNKGFGGTLSYEPINNGFLIISGEKSFIMPTDRHIYGEPENNLLPNANILPELAVNYNLGARYGFIKSKKHRLSLYGNAFWRNGYDKIIQQTRTDAVIEGRENQVEDIQVTQFVNLSKTQSVGFEAEINYIYNDKLNAMLNFSKFNSLFKVQLDENGRPHSLYNVQVPNEPFFTVNANIQYRFNNAFQKKANLNVYYNSGYVAPFRTIWMESEWFTTPTQFAHDLGASYRFPSGKLVASLDAKNVLNAEIYDNFGVQKPGRAFYIKLNYTINNFNK from the coding sequence ATGAAGCAGTTTTTACTTTTACTACTATTGGCGGTCGTTTTTACTTCTATTACACATGCTCAATCTGGAAATATTTCTGGTAAAGTAACGATGGAAAATGCAGTGCCGGTAGTGGGTGCTGTGGTCAATATCAAATCCTTAAATAAACAGACTTTAACTGACGAGAAAGGTAGCTACTCTTTCAAGCATATTCCTTTAGGAAGCTACACTTTGGAAATAGGTTCGATGGAGATTGTTACCAAGAAGCAACAGATCAGCGTAAATAAAACTGAAAATGTATTTAATATATCTGCGAAAGCTATAGATAATAGTGTATTAAACGAAGTTGCTGTTACCGGCAAAACCGAGAAGAAGAAAATGGAAACGAGTGGTTTTGCGGTTTCGGTTATCGAAACTAAAGAAGCTTCGCTGAGAAATTTAACGACCAATGAATTGCTAGATCGTTCTGTGGGTGTTAGGGTAAGACAAAACGGAGGAGAGGGATCGCCCATTGAATATAACCTAAACGGGATGTCTGGCAGTACAATAGGAATGTTTTTGGATGGTATAGAGATTTCAACTTATGGTTCTTCTTTTAACCTAAATAACATCCCCCCATCTATGATTGAACGGATAGAGGTATACAAAGGAGTGCTTCCGGCTCATTTAAGTGGCAATTATATAGGGGGTGCTATCAACGTAATCATGAAAAAAGATGCTTCTGCCAATAACATTACTGCTGCTGTTTCTTATGGCTCTTTCAATACCTACAGAGCAGATCTTGGTGGTTTATATCGCAATCCCAAGAACGGTTTCACTGCTCGTGCCTCTGGTTTTTACAGTCATTCTGACAACAACTATGAGATGTGGGGCAAGTTTTCGAAGTATACCTTGCCTGGCGGAAGAATTGTTAGAAACTACAGGGTTAAACGACCTAACGACAAGTTTGAAACTGCGGGCGGGCGCTTTGAGGTTGGTTTTACCAACGTAAAATGGGCAGATCAGTTTTTTGTAGGCTACAATATTTCAGATTCTTATAAAGAAATTCCTCATGGCGTAACTATGACCAAGCCATACTTTGGAAGATTTAATGAATATAAAGCCCATGTTTTTAGTTTAAATTATACCAAGAACAATTTGTTGATAGATGGTCTTGCGCTTAATGTAAATGCTGTGCATAGCAACAGAAGCACGTATTTACAAGATACCGTAAGTTTAAAATACAATTGGGATGGCACTTTGCTAGTTAAAAATTCAGAAGGACCTCCAGAGACTTATGGCTATGCACCAGGTATGGGGCAGCAAGGCGAAGCGGTAATGAGTAGCATTGATAGAACTATTTCGAATATTCGGTCTAACCTATCCTATACAATTGTATCAGGTCATCGTGTTTCAATCAATCATAAATTTGAAAGGTCGAATAGAAATGATCAAAATTTACTGATCCCAGAGCGAAGTAAGTGGATTACCCAGAACGAATTAACCACAAACATTTTTGCCGCAAATTACGAAGCAGAACTGCTAAAAGGCAAAATTAAGACCAATTTTTTTGGCAAATACGCTGTTTATCAGAGTGATCAACGCTTACCAATAAGCGAAGTTAATGGTGGTTTGATTTACAGCAACAGCAACACTAAAAGAGATAATAAAGGATTTGGAGGTACGCTGTCTTACGAACCTATAAATAATGGATTTTTAATCATCTCTGGGGAGAAGTCTTTTATCATGCCAACAGACCGCCATATCTACGGCGAGCCTGAAAATAATTTACTTCCAAATGCTAATATACTTCCCGAATTGGCAGTTAATTACAATCTGGGTGCTCGTTATGGTTTTATAAAGTCTAAAAAGCATCGTTTATCATTATATGGGAATGCTTTTTGGAGAAATGGTTACGATAAAATTATTCAACAAACTCGTACCGATGCCGTAATTGAAGGTCGCGAAAACCAAGTAGAAGATATACAAGTTACACAGTTTGTTAACTTATCAAAGACACAATCGGTTGGTTTCGAAGCGGAAATTAACTATATCTACAATGATAAATTAAATGCGATGCTCAACTTCTCTAAGTTTAATTCGCTATTTAAGGTACAGTTAGATGAAAATGGAAGACCACACAGCTTGTATAATGTGCAGGTGCCTAACGAGCCATTTTTTACGGTAAATGCTAACATCCAATATCGTTTTAATAATGCTTTTCAAAAAAAAGCTAATCTGAACGTTTATTACAACTCTGGTTACGTAGCCCCATTTAGAACAATATGGATGGAATCTGAATGGTTTACAACACCAACTCAGTTTGCTCATGATCTAGGTGCAAGTTATCGTTTTCCTAGCGGAAAATTGGTGGCAAGTCTTGATGCTAAGAACGTTTTAAATGCCGAAATATATGACAATTTCGGCGTGCAGAAACCTGGCAGGGCATTTTACATCAAATTAAACTATACCATAAATAATTTTAATAAATAA
- a CDS encoding carbohydrate kinase family protein: protein MGESFSNYKKAICFGEILWDNLPSGRLAGGAPMNVAYHLRKLGVDASLISRVGNDEAGKELVDFVSSIGIPPGHIQTDHEQSTSEVLGELKANNEMVYTITYPTAWDFITLQDGLTEQVAAADVFVFGSLATRNEVSKNTLLALLEHAKFSVFDVNLRAPHYSKETVSTFLNKADFAKLNENEIVILGEWFTLEKEENAIVKALMQQFNLSEILITKGAEGGTYYGVKETINYKAQKVEVVDTVGSGDSFLAAFLSKKLAGETITDCLDFASKLAGFVTSQKGACPNYNVNEL, encoded by the coding sequence ATGGGCGAAAGTTTTTCTAACTACAAAAAAGCAATTTGCTTTGGGGAAATTTTATGGGATAATTTACCATCTGGCAGATTGGCCGGTGGCGCACCAATGAATGTGGCCTATCATTTAAGAAAATTAGGTGTAGATGCATCATTGATTAGCAGAGTTGGCAACGACGAGGCTGGAAAGGAACTTGTAGATTTTGTTTCGTCTATTGGCATTCCGCCCGGCCATATACAAACCGACCATGAGCAAAGTACAAGTGAGGTTTTGGGAGAATTGAAAGCCAATAACGAAATGGTTTATACCATTACTTATCCTACTGCTTGGGATTTTATTACTTTACAAGATGGCTTAACCGAGCAAGTTGCCGCTGCCGATGTTTTTGTATTTGGCAGTTTGGCCACCCGAAACGAAGTAAGCAAAAATACTTTATTAGCATTGTTGGAACATGCTAAATTTTCTGTTTTTGATGTGAATTTAAGAGCGCCACATTATAGCAAAGAAACCGTTAGTACCTTTTTGAACAAAGCTGATTTTGCTAAATTAAACGAAAATGAAATTGTGATTTTGGGTGAGTGGTTTACTTTAGAAAAAGAGGAAAATGCTATTGTTAAAGCCTTAATGCAGCAGTTTAACCTATCAGAAATATTAATTACCAAAGGTGCCGAAGGCGGAACTTATTATGGTGTAAAAGAGACCATAAATTATAAGGCGCAAAAAGTTGAAGTAGTGGATACCGTTGGTAGTGGCGATAGTTTTTTAGCTGCTTTTTTAAGTAAAAAATTGGCGGGAGAAACAATAACGGATTGCCTTGATTTTGCATCAAAGCTTGCAGGTTTTGTAACCTCACAAAAAGGTGCCTGTCCTAATTATAATGTTAATGAACTTTGA
- a CDS encoding transglutaminase-like domain-containing protein encodes MNNVAEIDALVELLDDPDEEVFSHVQEKLLEYGNEAITHLESAWEKSLDTMLHERIENIVHTIQFTNVKQDLNLWYQSGAFDLLQGAIIINRYQFPDLDEQAIINQIEDIKREIWVGLQYEMSSIEKIKLINHVFYNQYGFGGNTKNHHDPQNSYLNQVLESKKGNQISLAIIYSTIAQKLDIPVYGVNLPQHFILGYIDEGNPDREHAVLFYINAFNKGAIFGKHDVDQFLRQLNLEPQPGFYAPCSNAEIVRRIIRNLISAYENLGAAEKVSELKQLQEILSENN; translated from the coding sequence ATGAATAATGTGGCAGAAATAGATGCTTTGGTGGAGTTATTGGATGACCCAGATGAGGAGGTGTTTTCGCATGTGCAGGAGAAACTATTGGAGTATGGCAACGAAGCCATTACGCATTTGGAAAGCGCTTGGGAAAAATCTTTAGATACCATGCTGCACGAGCGGATTGAGAATATTGTACACACCATACAGTTTACGAATGTAAAACAAGACCTAAATTTATGGTACCAGAGCGGTGCTTTCGATTTGCTGCAGGGAGCAATTATTATTAACCGCTACCAGTTTCCGGATTTGGATGAACAGGCCATTATTAACCAAATTGAAGATATTAAGAGGGAAATTTGGGTAGGTTTGCAATATGAGATGAGTTCTATCGAAAAAATTAAGCTGATTAACCATGTTTTTTACAACCAATATGGTTTTGGCGGTAATACTAAAAACCATCATGACCCGCAAAACTCGTACTTAAACCAAGTACTAGAAAGCAAAAAAGGCAACCAGATTTCGCTGGCCATTATTTACTCTACCATTGCGCAAAAACTGGATATACCGGTTTATGGCGTGAATTTACCGCAGCACTTTATTTTGGGTTATATTGATGAGGGCAACCCCGACCGCGAGCATGCGGTGCTTTTTTACATCAATGCTTTTAACAAAGGCGCCATTTTTGGCAAGCACGATGTAGACCAGTTTTTACGTCAGCTGAATTTAGAACCACAGCCTGGCTTTTATGCCCCTTGCAGCAATGCGGAGATTGTACGCAGGATCATTAGAAACTTGATTTCGGCTTACGAAAATTTGGGTGCAGCAGAAAAGGTTAGCGAGCTAAAGCAATTGCAGGAAATCTTATCAGAAAACAATTAA
- a CDS encoding O-methyltransferase produces the protein MVLQFFADYLKHQFTAKTRHGTHSPFVYKLADEVIYDFSVKNEYKAIEAQRKKLLNDQRVITVTDLGAGSHLNKNRTKKISQIAKNALKSPRLAQLIYRLAANHGPSNMIELGTCLGITSAYLSKAQPNADVLTIEGCSQTAEVAHQNFKELNLQNIELQVGNFNDLLPKAIEESTQLDFVYIDGNHTKEATLNYFNWCLPKITENSLLIFDDIYWSEGMKQAWQEIKNHPDVTVTVDLFWIGLVYFKKGQAKEHFKLKF, from the coding sequence ATGGTCCTACAATTTTTCGCCGATTACCTTAAACATCAATTTACAGCTAAAACCCGTCACGGTACACACTCGCCATTTGTTTACAAGCTTGCCGATGAGGTAATTTACGATTTTTCTGTAAAAAACGAATACAAAGCAATCGAAGCACAGCGAAAAAAACTTTTGAATGACCAACGTGTAATTACCGTAACCGACTTAGGTGCAGGCTCTCATCTCAACAAAAACCGCACAAAAAAGATTTCGCAAATTGCTAAGAATGCGCTAAAATCTCCACGCTTAGCACAGCTCATTTATCGCTTGGCAGCCAACCACGGGCCAAGCAATATGATAGAGTTGGGCACTTGCCTGGGTATAACTTCTGCGTACTTATCAAAGGCACAGCCAAATGCAGATGTACTAACCATAGAAGGTTGCTCGCAAACGGCCGAGGTGGCTCATCAAAATTTTAAAGAGCTCAACTTACAAAACATAGAGTTGCAGGTAGGTAACTTCAACGATTTGCTACCAAAAGCCATCGAAGAAAGCACACAGCTAGATTTTGTTTACATAGATGGTAACCACACCAAAGAAGCTACGCTTAATTATTTTAACTGGTGTTTGCCAAAAATTACAGAAAACAGTTTGCTCATTTTCGACGATATCTACTGGAGCGAAGGCATGAAACAAGCTTGGCAAGAAATTAAAAACCATCCCGATGTAACTGTAACCGTAGACTTATTTTGGATAGGTTTGGTGTATTTTAAAAAAGGACAAGCCAAAGAACATTTTAAATTGAAGTTTTAA